The following is a genomic window from Bacteroidota bacterium.
AATGTTGTTTTCATAGAAGTTCGTTTTGGTGAACCGCTATGATGATTTATTTTGCCCTTGCTATCTCTCTGCCTGATTTTATTTTTTCAACATCTGCTTGTTTATTCCGAATGTTTTTTACCTTTGTTGCGAAAGTCCTACCATAAATACATTATGTGGTGAGCTTATAGATAAAGGAGAGTATGAAAAAATAATGCAATATGCCAGTATCGCTTTATTTCTTTCTGAAAAATTGAATTTTAAAAAGGGAGAGGCAAGTGCTTATGATAAAATTGCATTTTATTATGGTAATAAAGATAATTATTCAGAAGCCCTTAAAAACCATTTGCAAGCATTAAAAATATCCGAAGAAATCGGTGACAAAAAAGAAATCGCTTGGGCTTATAATAATATCGCCAGTGTTTATTTGTCACAAAACAATTATTCCGAAGCCCTCAAAAATTCTTCAAAGGCACTGAAAATACAAGAAGAAATAGGAGGAAATAAAAAGCGTCTTGCTTATTATTACGGCAACACAGGGGTGATTTATAGCGAAGAAGGTAATCATTCCCAAAAACTTGGAGATACAGCAATGGCAAATAGTTATTACTCTGAAGCGAGAAAAAATTATATTACTACTATAAAAATATTCGAAGAATTAGGGGATAAACAAGGAATTGCAAGTGCTCGATATTACATTGGAGAAATGTATTTGTATCAGAAAAATTACCCTGAGGCGTTAAAAAATTATTTTGCATCATCAAAATTATTTCAACAACTCGAAGAAAGTCAAAATGTTAGTATTGCTTATGTTGCAATCGGAAAAGTTTTAATCAAACAAAAAAAATATTCCGAAGCTTTAGAATATTTGAATAATGGGGCATCACTATCAAAGGAATCAAAGCAAAAATATTTTTTAAAAGAAATGTATAGCGGACTGTCGGAGACATATGAAAAATTAGGGCAACATATGAAGGCATTGGAATATTATAAGTTATATTCTGACATAAAAGACAGTATGTCTGGTGGTGATATGGCAACTAAAATTGCAAAACTTCAAAATCAATATCTGGCAGAACAAGAAGAAAAAATCAGAAAGGTAGAAGGCGCAAAAAAAGAATCTGAACATATAGCAGAAGTCAAACAACAAAAAATAATTATTTATTCTGTTTCGGCAGGTCTAATACTAATGCTCACACTTGCCTTTTTTATTTTCAGAGGATACAAGCAAAAGCAAAAAGCTAATTTGCTTTTAGCGGATAAAAATAAAATCATTCAAGAAAAAAACGAAGACATCACCGACAGCATCAACTATGCAAAAAGAATACAGCAAGCAAAACTTCCAAGCAAGGAAATAATTTACTATGCCTTGCCAGACAGTTTTGTGCTTTTTAAACCAAAAGATATTGTGAGTGGTGACTTTTATTACTTCCATAAAAATGACAAAGCAGTTTTTATTGCATCTGCTGACTGCACAGGACACGGAGTTCCTGGAGCATTTATGAGTATGATAGGTTCAGAGAAATTAGATGACGCTTTGGCGCACAGCGCAGACACTTCCAAAATTCTTTCACATCTAAATAAAGGAATAAAAGTTTCGCTTCACCAGACAGACAGCAACGAATCAACGCGTGACGGAATGGACATTGCGCTTTGCTCCGTAGACACAGACGCGCGTGTTGTAAAATACGCTGGCGCAAACCGACCGCTTTGGATTATCCGTAACGGGCAGACAGTTGTTGAAGAAATTAAAGCAACCAAAAAAGCAATTGGCGGTTTCACAGAGGACAACCAACACTTCGACAGTCACGAAATAAAATTACAGCAAGGCGACACTTTTTATTTATCTACTGACGGCTACGCAGACACATTCAGCGGACAGGATGGAAAAAAACTTATGACAAAAAGGTTCAAAGAAATATTGCTCGACATTCAAACCAAGACAATGCAGGAACAAGAAAAATATTTAGATGACTTTATAGAAAATTGGAAAGCAGGGACAGAACAAGTTGACGACATTTTAGTTATCGGTGTGCGTTTGTAGTGGCGGACAGTTGTGCACTCGTGGACAGCACGACAGAAAATAAAAAAGCACAGGGCATAACAGCGGGTTTAAGAAATGGCGGCTGACGAGCAAATTGAAAGTGTGTGCAATTAATTTACTTTTGTAGCGGGGGACAGTGACGAGCATTTAATCCGCCACTTCTTAAACCCGCAAACCGTTAAATACAATGCGCCCGCCCTATCACGTTAGACAGTAAAGTGCTCGGGAGACTGTCACGTGCGCTCAACAAAAAAATACAGGTTCATGGGGTGGCTGTTCCGCGCTTCGCGGACACTTGCGCAGGCACTCACCGCAGACAAATACAAATGAAAAAACAGCCGGACAATTCAGTTTTCGGCAGACAACTTTGTAATCCTTTGGCCAAAAAGTAAAGGCAAAATGAACGGCAGACAGCTTTTCACTCAGTTTATAGTTGCGTATGCACAGACAGTATAAAAAAAATCACGGCAGATTTCGCAACACTTCATCGCTGCTTTCGCGCAGACAGCTTTTTCCCTGCGCGCGCCAAAGAGCAAACTCAAGAATCAATTGTAAACGCGCCCCGAAATTTAACAGCCGGACACCTGACAACGAAGGTAAAAAAAATGTTTGGCGATTAAAAATTAGTTTATCTTTGCGCCCCATGTTTACACAGCCCAACAGCCCAACAGCCCAACAGCTAAACAGCCGTAATCATTTCATAAAAAATTTCCAGAGTCCTTTTCTGCAAAGCAGAAAGGGATTTTTGCTTTTTATACACCCTTACTCATAATCAAACAAACAACTAAAACCAAAACATCTCTATGAAAAAAATCATCAAGCGGGTTAAAATCGCCCTCAATCTTCAAACACTTGATTCACCCGGTCTCGTATCTTTATTACGCGCCATTGTAAAAGGATTCAACGGACCTCCGGCAAATCCTAATTTTACACCTGCCGATATTGCAAAACTTCCAGTAACCACTGCCGATATGCTGCTGCAGGCAAGCGCACTGGAAAATACGCACACCACCCGCGAAACCAATAAATCGGGCAACCTCACCGCGTTGGAACTCGACCAGTCAGCCACCGTGCAGAACACGCTTTTAGACACGGCTGCTTTTGTAGAAGGGTTTGCCAATAAAAAAGCGGCAGGCGATACCTCCATTGCCGTACAGATAATTACCAGCGTGGGCTTCGGAATCAAAAAAGCATTTGTAAAACACCAGCGTTCTTTTGAAGTGGTGGATACCGATAAAGGGCTGGCTCACCTGCGCACCGTTTCGGCAGGAAGAAGAGCGGCATACCTCTGGCAATGGTCGGCTGATGGAGGCAAAACATGGTCGTTCCCCATTGCCACCATTGGAGCAGAAGTAATCATAACGAACCTGAAAAGCGCGGTTGAGCATAGTTTCCGCTTTGCAGCGGTGGTTCCTGTCATTCTAGGCAAGCCCACTGTGGCAGCAGGCAGCGAGGAGCCAGCTTGGAGCGATGTGATTACTGTGGTTATACCATAATATGCAATG
Proteins encoded in this region:
- a CDS encoding tetratricopeptide repeat protein; this encodes MQYASIALFLSEKLNFKKGEASAYDKIAFYYGNKDNYSEALKNHLQALKISEEIGDKKEIAWAYNNIASVYLSQNNYSEALKNSSKALKIQEEIGGNKKRLAYYYGNTGVIYSEEGNHSQKLGDTAMANSYYSEARKNYITTIKIFEELGDKQGIASARYYIGEMYLYQKNYPEALKNYFASSKLFQQLEESQNVSIAYVAIGKVLIKQKKYSEALEYLNNGASLSKESKQKYFLKEMYSGLSETYEKLGQHMKALEYYKLYSDIKDSMSGGDMATKIAKLQNQYLAEQEEKIRKVEGAKKESEHIAEVKQQKIIIYSVSAGLILMLTLAFFIFRGYKQKQKANLLLADKNKIIQEKNEDITDSINYAKRIQQAKLPSKEIIYYALPDSFVLFKPKDIVSGDFYYFHKNDKAVFIASADCTGHGVPGAFMSMIGSEKLDDALAHSADTSKILSHLNKGIKVSLHQTDSNESTRDGMDIALCSVDTDARVVKYAGANRPLWIIRNGQTVVEEIKATKKAIGGFTEDNQHFDSHEIKLQQGDTFYLSTDGYADTFSGQDGKKLMTKRFKEILLDIQTKTMQEQEKYLDDFIENWKAGTEQVDDILVIGVRL